GGCGATCGCCCGTCGGTTGAGCCACGCCGGCGGCCCGCCGACGATCAGCAGTCCGCGCTCGGCCGTTTCGGGGTCGCACTCGAGGGTAAGTTTTCCGCGGATTCCCTTTCGGACCACGGTCTCGATGGCGCTGACCGCCTCGCTCGTGTCGACGTCCGGCTCTGCCGAGAGGAGCCCGAGGCCAAATCGCGAGCCGCTCGTCTCGACCGTCTGGTCGCCGTAGCCGAGTGTGATGACGGCCGACTGGTCGCCCGCGATTCGGCGGATGTCGCTTGCGTCGATGACGGTCTGGGCGACCGATCCCGCCGAACCGCCACCGCCGGCAAAAATGGCCGCGATGCGCGTCGCCAGTTCGCGGTTACAGCGGTCGCGACCGTCGGCGAGCGCTTCGCCGGGGCGGAGCCAGTCCTCGTTGTCGAACGTGATGATCGCGCTCGCGACCCCGTCGAGTCGCTCGAGGGTGGCGACGGCGTTCGCCGCCGCATTCGGTCGCGGCGGCGCGTCGTCGGGAGCGATCGAATCGCTCGCACGAGGTCCGCCTCCCGACGCGTCTGCCGCGGCGTCGAACTCGCGGTCGGCCGGCAGCGTCGCGAGGACGTAGACCGGCGCGTCGGACCGCTGCTGGAGCGTTGAGACGAGCGCAGGGACCGCTCCGCCGCCGGTCGCCCCGCCGAGGCCGACCGCGACGAGAATCCCGTCGGCCGCCCCCGATGTGGGTCGGTCCACGCTCTCGAGGAGGTCGTCGGCGTGGTCCCGGCCGACGGTCCGACCCCGCTCGAGATCGCCCTCAAGGCCGCCGTCGATGTTATCGGGGCCGTACCGAGACCGGTTCGATTCGGGGATAACGGTCCTGTTCAGATCGTTCTCATCGGTATCGAACGCGACGATGTCGGTGAGAAACGAGTGGTCGGTCGGCTCCGCGGCCCGGATCGCGTCGGCGATCCGACAGCCCGCGCCGCCGACGCCGATCACCTCGAGTTGCATAGTGCGATCCTCGTCCGTCGGGGGTTTCAGGATTCCGCTCGCGCGGACCGTTGTTCGGCACGGGTCGGCATGGATTTCCGGTGTGTCGTCGGCGTAATGACGTCGATGTGCCGCTTGGCGGCCGGATCAGGGCGTCAGCCGCTCGAGCGACCACCACTTGATTTCTGCGCGTCCGTCGGATCCCTCACCCACCAGCGCGAAGACCATCGTCTTCCGAACGCCGTGTGCGAGCCGAACGTCCAGCGCCAGATCCCGTGGCTCGAAGACGTACTCGGCGGGATGGACGCGAACGAGAAACTCAGAGTGGCCGAGGTCCTCGACGGACTCCACGTCGGCGTAGGTCCGAAAGTCAGCGCCGAACTTGTATCCTGTCTTGGGGACGACACCGCGTTCCCGGAGCGCCGTGTAGACGGTCAGTCGCCGATCGAAGCGCTCGCCCTCGACCTCGCGGCCCCGATCGCGGACCGTGTCGGGCTCAAGGCTGATCGCGCCCCGTTCGGCGAGGTAGGCCGCCTCAAGCAGGGAACACTGCAGTGTCGGCTCATCGTACTCCCGACCCTCGAGTGGCTGGCCGTAGAACGTCTGCTCGTAGAGATTGAGCGGCGGCTCCCAGACGACGACCCGGTCGGCAAGCAGGTCGGCCGCACAGCCCTCGGGCAGTGCGGCGTCGGAGTCCGAGGTGCCCGTCGGATCGCGGCGGCCGACCTCGAAATAGGTAATTTCGCTCTCCTCGTCGACGACAGCTAGGACTCCCTCTCGGAGCTCGGCGGCGGGAATATCGGTTCGTTCGCCGATGATCCGCAAGCCGTAGGCGATTTCGCCGTCGCCGGGCCCCTTCCCCCGCGGGAACACTGCGAAGTCGGCCTCGCCGCCGGGCGGGTCCGACACCCACGGCTTCGCGGCCGGCGAGAGGTAGAAGCCCCGCGATCGCAGATCCGCGTAGACGAGAAATC
This genomic stretch from Natrinema sp. SYSU A 869 harbors:
- a CDS encoding cell division protein FtsZ; its protein translation is MQLEVIGVGGAGCRIADAIRAAEPTDHSFLTDIVAFDTDENDLNRTVIPESNRSRYGPDNIDGGLEGDLERGRTVGRDHADDLLESVDRPTSGAADGILVAVGLGGATGGGAVPALVSTLQQRSDAPVYVLATLPADREFDAAADASGGGPRASDSIAPDDAPPRPNAAANAVATLERLDGVASAIITFDNEDWLRPGEALADGRDRCNRELATRIAAIFAGGGGSAGSVAQTVIDASDIRRIAGDQSAVITLGYGDQTVETSGSRFGLGLLSAEPDVDTSEAVSAIETVVRKGIRGKLTLECDPETAERGLLIVGGPPAWLNRRAIAEGRRTLESAIDGSGILGGDAPRPDGDRVFAAVVLAGVESDRIAELRTVVDRADRADQAD
- the endA gene encoding tRNA-intron lyase, whose protein sequence is MSLEGRFDVDEGVVHVGGDARQRYHDSRGYGYPLEGNEIALAPVEAAHLLYRGDLEAVVNTASGERLGFREFIAREPGDDFGVRFLVYADLRSRGFYLSPAAKPWVSDPPGGEADFAVFPRGKGPGDGEIAYGLRIIGERTDIPAAELREGVLAVVDEESEITYFEVGRRDPTGTSDSDAALPEGCAADLLADRVVVWEPPLNLYEQTFYGQPLEGREYDEPTLQCSLLEAAYLAERGAISLEPDTVRDRGREVEGERFDRRLTVYTALRERGVVPKTGYKFGADFRTYADVESVEDLGHSEFLVRVHPAEYVFEPRDLALDVRLAHGVRKTMVFALVGEGSDGRAEIKWWSLERLTP